The genomic region TAAGTGAATTGGGAAGGATTCCCTTGTCGTCCACcatttgatttcctcatacaccACACCTAGATTTGCCACATAATCCACAGGCATATTTCCTTCCCAAAAAATGCAAGTAATTCAAATTTCATCCAGTTTGGCAATCATAACGAAGCCCTctcaaattaaatgtttaattgtccAGGTAGGAGGCATCTTTTTAATCAAGTAATTAATGATTTTCAGTGAGTCACTTTCTAACCATACCTTTTTATGCCCTTCACGAATAACAAGTTGAAGCCCAGTGTAACTTGCATTTGCCTCAACAAAGTGGTTTGTCTGAGTACCCAGTGGGAGTGCCAGTGCtgagacaagcctaccattgtgaTCATGAACAAAGCGGTTTTCCTTGTCATGTTTCTTCATCATTCTTTGCTTGAATCTTGATAATAGCCATATGTATTATGTTATTAATGGGTCATTAATCAAGGTGGTCTATCTTTCAGTTCACTTGTTCACGCATTCACCTATAACAAAAAAAAAGGTATATAGCTATGAATTCATGTCTAACTTTTCCATAGATTGCATGCATTTGCATCCTATTTCTATGATTACAAGTGTATCATATTATAGTTTAGACTAAAAATGAATATTAAGGAAACAATTGAAATAAACCCAAAACAGGAAAAGCTTGAATTTTAATAGAGTCTAAAAATAATAAAGTGTTATAACTCTATCTTAAATGACAATGGTAATTTCTAAATAAAGGTTTTTTAACCCATGTTTTAGATAGAATTCTCTTTATGGTTCCTTTGTGCTCATCCATGGTATTAATTTTAAACTACATATCTTGTATCTTCTTATCAAGCTTTAGGATTTTACATCCACTATCTTAGTTTTCAAATCTATTTCTAATCTTTTTATGTTTTTGGGGTAAGTTCTTGTCTTCATATTGTTAAAATAAtgagttttttaaattttaatcctTATTGCTTCCTTGATAGTCTAGAAGTTGCAATCCTTAGAAAATCCTCCACTTTATATTGACTAACGGGTGTTCAAGTTTGTTGCTAGTAACAAATAAATCTTTCAACAGATCTACATATAGTTGTCTTTGCATGAATGATTTATCTTTTTGTCTCTTTTGATAGATAATGATTTTTATCTTCGACAAATCTACATATAGTTGTCTTTGCATGAATGGTTTATCTTTTCTCCTCTTTTGAAAGATAATGATTTTTATTGGATAACTAATGGGAATTGAAGCTATCTGATACATCGTCACTTATATTCCCATTGCTTCCTAAAAATCATTATTCAAAACCTTTCCTAGTTGGCATTATAGCTGTAAAATACAATTTCATATTAGTATCTAAAAGCTTCTTTTATCATATATATTATGTTAGAAATGGGATCCCTTTTTCATGTGTGCCTTGTCTTTCTTCTTTTAATAACATTCATGTTCTTTATATTTTACTGATTTGGAGAGAGAATATAAGTAGaagtaattaatatataaattgtaGGAATAGGCTTATCCCTTCTTTTGATTctttataaaattaaaattcaacCACCAATTAGAACATTCTTACTTCATTTATctttattataataattttatgACATACAATTTTTTAAAGATATGGGTACATAATCCTTCTACCTCCATTGAGTTTATCAAAGTCAACTTGTATACTCTTAGGATGGAATATATTAAATTATTGtgaaattattatttatataagaatattaagtaaaatgattattaggatatttatttatatatacttCTAAATGAATAAAGGAGAGAATAGTTATTAGATCTAAGGACATTGATTGTACTCACTCTCTTAGTAATGTATGCATGTAATACAGATTGTACAATGTTTTCACTTACGCTAAATCATTTTTTGATATGTTTGCACCTTTAAAATGGATAAGTTATAGAATCTTGATGATATTAAATAGCTATTTATGATGTTTAATCACTTGAAAATCTTTATATTGGATATAttgttaaaatatataatttatttgataAGATTAGTTAACAAAAGGATTACACGTATAATAGCATATGAAAGTCAAAAAATTTAGACATTCATATTAGTCGATTGAAACCACATGACACTAGCTGTTTCTATTGATATATTAAAGTGCAGTAAAGCCTTAAAGTCAAGAATAATAAATgcacttgattatgtcaaaaagGATTACAATATCATGATAGAGGAGGGACATTACAAACTCTGTAAAACCTAAATAATTGTACTTACACGTTTTTAATCACAAAATATTTTGTATAACATTTATTCCTTTAATATAAAATGTTTACTCTTTTATATTATATATTCTAATCAAAGTCACATACACACTTTATTACTTTAAGAACTAGGTAATTGTATATGCACATCCTTCTAATCACATAACATTTTCTTTCCCAATAAAATGTTTACTCTTTTTAATGTTCAATATTCTAATCAAAATCTTTCTGCTCACATGCACCTTTATTACTTTAAAACCTAGGTAATTGTAATCACATGACATTTCGTTTCCCGAAGATTTTAAATGTTTTTTTCCCTCTTCCGATGCACAATATTTTATATAACCTTTATCCTTTCTCTATATTTACTGTTTGTTTCACGTTGTAGAGTCTGTCGATTCAAATGCACACGTGATTACATTTCGTCATTACCAGTCATACACTCCAACGAAAATGTTTGTTTAGTTTTGATTCCTGAGCATGAGCACGCGTTTAAGCGCTTGCTTTCATGCGCTGTCCACCCCTATTATATTTATTATCGATCTTCTGATTTCAAACGTGCTCTTCTCCAGGCTATATAAATAAGTCTTCCTTATCCAAATTGCTCCATAGCTTAAAAAGTTTATTTTTAACTTGGCTTACAAGGAAGAGAAATATCAAGCATGGAGAGGTCGTCAAGTGTGGTGAAATTAGCCGCTTCCCTTGTTTGCTTAATTATGGTCAAATTGGCACCATGGATGGCTTCTGCAGCCCTTGTTCAGCGCAAGTTCACGGTGAGCATTTTTAACATTAATATAATCTAAGAATGACTGTTGGTACAGGTTGAATAGAATTGAGCATAATTGTGTTGTTTACCGTGTTACAGATTGGAACACAGAACGAAACTAGATTGTGTAGCACCCAGACGATTGTAACAGTGAATGGACAGTTTCCTGGTCCCACTATAGAGGTTCGCGAAGGTGATAATCTTGTCGTTGAAGTGCACAACAACGGGCCCTATAATGTGACCATACACTGGTAATAAATATTCTACTCGAAATTGTATCCATGTCTTCGTTATTTTCATAAACTAAACAGTTGAAATAGTAAACTAAATATTATTATTTGTTATTTGTGCAAGGCATGGGGTCAAGCAGTTGAAATCATGTTGGGCAGAAGGACCGGCCTACATAACGCAATGTCACATTACTCCTGAGAATAAGTTTACCTACAACTTTATAATCACAGGACAGGAAGGGACGCTGTGGTGGCATGCACACATCTCATATCTGAGAGCCACTGTGCATGGAGCATTGGTCATCAAACCCCGGGCTGGAAAGACTTATCCTTATCCCAAACCAGATGCTGAGTTTCCCATTATTCTGGGTCGGTACCTAGCTCTCTCTTATGTTTTCAAAACCTATTTAGTGATGAGATTTGAATCATGAAGCAATAAACTTAGTTTATATTGTGCAGGCGAATGGTGGAATGCGAATGTGGAAGATGTAATAGCAGAGGCGATTGCAACGGGAGAGCGACCACCAGAGTCCGACGCAGACACCATTAACAGCCAGCCAGGAGACTTTTTCCCTTGTTCTAAAAATGGTACGTACGTAATGTGAACTGGGTATCCATACCCAGACCCATAAACAACATTGTGATGAGTAATTAATGAATCTATTGATGCAAATGCAGATACTAGTCGTATTTCGGTTGCTAGTGGAAAAAGCTACCTGCTGAGGATTGTAAATGCTGCGATGAATCATGCGTCCTTCTTCAAGATTGCGCAGCACAATATGACCGTTGTGGCAGTAGATGCCGTGTATACCAAACCATATACAACCGATGTGCTGCTCATACAGCCAGGTAACACCATGGATGTGCTCATAACAGCTGACCAGCAGCCAGGGCGCTACTACATTGGCACCCGCGTATACGAAAGCGCTACTGTTGGGGTGAAGTTCTCAGAGATCCCTGCAACAGCAATATTGGAATACAAAGGCAACACTAATGCATCTGAGCCGCTCTTGCCCAACTTTCCTCCATTTAACGATACGGCCTCCGCATTCAAATTCAGTGCAGCCCTGAGAAGCCGGACGCCCTGCGTTGCACAGACTGTTGATGAGGAAATGTTTATAACAGAGGGAGCGGGGCTCGTTGACTGTACGGCCAGATCTTGCCCAGAGTCCGGTGTAAGAAGCGTTGGAAGTTTTAATAACATCTCATTCGTGGATTCTCAGATAAGCATATTACAAGCTTATTATAATGGTACCGATGGAGTGTTCACCAGAGATTTTCCAAATATTCCTCCCCAGAAATTCAATTACACTGGATACGTGCCCCATGCACTTCGGTACCCCGAGTTGGGGACAAAAGTTAAAGTTTTGAAGTTCAATAGCACTGTTCAGGTAGTGTTTCAGAATACTAACATCAGTGCAATGATCAACCATCCCATACACCTTCACGGCCATGATTTTTATCTTGTGGGACAAGGCTTTGGCAACTACAATCCCCAAACTGCAAACTTCAATCTGGACAATCCTCAGATGCTCAACACCGTGGGAGTTCCTACTGGTGGGTGGGCGGCCATCAGATTTGTAGCCAACAATCCAGGTAACCTAGCTTTCGACTTGTTTAATGCTAGATGCAACTATATTTTGCTTAAAAAATTACGGCTAAATTAAATTATATGTTACTTGTTTTGTTCTGAACGACAGGCGTTTGGTTCGTGCATTGCCACTTTGAATCTCATTCTGCATTCGGCTTTGCCATGGCATTCCTCACCGAGAACGGGCCGGCAGATTCTGACAAATTACCTGCACCTCCTTCCGATTTACCCAAATGTTAAGATGAGTTTCATCCCATGGTTAAAATGAGACGAGCACCTTACGGCTTTCTCTTACTCTAAAGAAAATTAATACAAACGAGATAAAGATAGAATAGAATGGTACGACATAATCTTATACTAACTCTGCTGTGCCATTTGCAGAAGTCTACAAAGGTTTTAACAATAGAAATATAAGAAATGGTGTAATTTCATCATAATGTTTTGATTTATGAATTGTAAGAGTCACCGCAATATTTTTTCTATACGAGGAGAGATTGCTAACAATCCCAGTCAAGAGGTTCTGATAGAATCGGAATGATAAAATTAGTCAGGGATAGTCTTTATATACCTACAATCCATTTTAAAATCATGCACACAAAACTCATTTCAGATTCATTTTATGATTAAGTAATTACAatgtaaatttaaatgaaatataatttaaaattaattatggaAGTAAGAttaacttcaataatcagaattgTGTAGcatgaaaattaaaaatatatttatgtttACTATCTTGAATGTGAAGTAATTTGTGATCATAAAACCAAAATACTAATATATCAAAAATGTATTCATACAAGGATTAATACATAAAACTTATTTGAACAATCATTATTCAGGAAATATTTATCCACATATCATGCATATGTGTAGTAATCATCTTTTCACATCAAATGTATCACTTACACAATATAATTCATAATGTTTAAACAAGAGCTACATCACATAATTCCAAAAAATAGAGTCTATAGTCATGCCATCCAACAAAGAGTACACAAGCACAACTAAGACCATTTAAAGGTCACATACTTTACTTTTTAACAAAAATTAAAAGTTTAAGAAGATAAATTAATATCAAATCCCTTATTGATAACTCATAGGTCTAACTAGCCCTTAAAACAAAGCCTATCATGCTTGTGAATCACTCAACACTTTTTGGAGTTATTTATATCTAAGTTCCTATCAATACGCAATTGCAGTTATCTAATACTATCACTTTACGACTAAGAATTTGGTAATTAAACAATAACCTTATGTTTTAAGGCATTATGGTATTATACATGTAACCCCTTTGTAAAGTAATCTTATCAAATAAATTATAAACTTAACAATATCTTCAAAATAAAGCTTTTTATGTGATTAAACAACATATATGCTTATTTAATATCATCATGACTCTATAACCTATCTTTTTTGAGGTTACAAAACACATTGAAAAATGAGATAGCTTAACTCAAAACATCGTACAATCTATATTCCATGTATACAGTACTAAGAAAGAGTACAATCAATGTTCTTACATCTAGTAACTTTACTCTCTTCTTTATTCATTTAGaagtatatataaataattatcctaaaaatcatttaacttaatattattatataaataatatattcacAATAATAACGTATTCCATCTTAGGTGTATACATATTGATTTTGATAACTTCAATACAGGTAGAAGGGTTATGCATCTATATCTTTAAAAATTTCCATCATAAAATCATTAAAACAAAGATATTATTGAAGTAATATTGTTATGATTGAtggtttaattttaaatttataaagaaTCAAAAAAAGAGATAAGATTATTCCTACAATTTATATAATAGGTATTTCTACTTATATTCTCTATCGAAATCAATAATAAAGACAAGGCACACATGCATAAGGGATGCCATACCTAGCATAATAGATTTGATAAAAGAAGCTTTTATGTATGCTATTGTGAAATTCTAGTTTACAGCTATAGTGCCAACTAGGGAAGATTTTGAATAATGATTTTCAAGAAATCATGGCAATGCAAGTGACATTGGATCAAATAGCCTCAACTTCCATTATCTATTCGATAAACATGATTATCTTTCAAAAGAGGAGAAAAGATAAATCATTCATGCAAAGACAACCATATGTAGATCGGTCGAAGGGTTTATTTATTAGTAGAAACAAAATTTAACATCTGTGAGGTAATATAAATTGGAGGATTTGTTGAGAATTTCAACTTTTGGACTATGAAGGAGCCAATAAgaataaaaatgaaaaatgctaattATTTCAACAATATGTAGACAAGGACTTTCCATAAAATTATAGCAAGATTAGAAATGGATCTAAAACTAACATGATGGATGTCGAATCCTAATTCTTGATAAGAAGATACAATCTACGTAATTGAAATTTAATACCATTGGTGTGCATAGAGTCATTGTAAAtagaattatatctcaaatatggGTAAGAGAACATTCCATTAAAAAATTACCATTATGGTTGAAGATAATGCCATAGCACTTCATTATTTTTGGACTCTATTTAAATGCAATCTTAAACTATTTTTTGTTTATTTCAATTGTTTTCCTAACCTTCATTTTTAGCCTAAACTATAAATCTCTTACACTTTAATCATAGAAATAGTATGCAACCATATGCAATCTATGGAAAAATTAGACAATATTTCATAGCTATATACTAACTTTTTTTGGTCATAGGTGAATGCATGAATAATTGAATTGAAAGATAGAGAACCTTGATTTAAGACCCATTAATAACACAACACATGTGTCTATTATCAATATTTCAACAAAAGTTGATGAAGAAATGTGACAAGGAAAACCTACCTTTTTATTCATGATATCCTTGATCAACATGTTTGCAAATATATTCTTACTATGCTAGATGTGTCTCATTGGAGAAACCTCTCTCATTAACATGGATTTGAACAAAAAAGGTATATGGATGGAGTCCTTAGATGAATGCATTATTTCAATTTgcattagataaaaaaaaaattgagaatcaTCAAATGAATTTTGCCAATATCAAACCTTTAGATATGTAAATTTCTCCACAACCATCCATTGCAAAAAGAATCTTGAGATGCCAAGAAATTTTCTATCCATTTCCCTTCAGCATGTGGTCATCCCCATtcttttgtctttccttttcaccCCTATCTCTCATGCAAAACTATAATTGTATCAAAAATAAATCTTCCTCCTTCCATATCACACCTCCTCTCTTCAATCTATTAATTCCATTCTTATTTTTTTATAATGGATCCACTAAAATAGTCTAATTTTAACTATTACCCAAACATAGTTTCATAATGGACTTCTTAAGTGAGGCtctatataatataatttacatgaaaataaataaatgaataaactaTGTTGCAAATAATAAGTTAATCATCCAAATAAATTAATAAGTATTTAATATTAGCTATTACAAATATCCTCCTTGTTATGATTAGTTAAAGTGAGATAGGCTAGAACCTTTTACATGACCTCTTAAGAGAAACTACTTCAGGTGCATGAGGAGTGCACACCTAGCCAAAAAACTACAACCAAgacaagaaaatgcaaaaaaacaATAGACAACCAAAATAGAACTACTACATAGAGAGACAACAAAATTGACCCTACAACCAACCACCCACCAAAGACAACAAAGTAATGGCCTACTAGGTGGGGGGGATATCATCTTTCCATTCATGGCATTAAACTTTAACTTTATAttaaaaacacaattttttattaGAATCTTTCGTAGAGCCCACCACTACAGAATCTGGAGTAGCCTTGATAGTAGAGGCAAGGGGCTCCAATGCCATAGAAGGAGACTCCATAtgtctctttctctttgtctttttttgttCTATCTCTTCCTAGATTGCATGCAAAGACGTAGAATTCTTCATCACCATTTCCTGACTCAGAGTTGTCATCTCCTCAACTTTTCTTTTCAAAGCCTCATGATTTTCCTCTAGTCCAACCATTTTTTTCCTCTCATCCCTCTGATTAATTTTTGTATTGAGTTCATTAAGCTTCTCCTCCACAATCTCCTAATTTTCTAGTTTTCCTGTCATGTCATTGGCAGGCTTCCAGACCCTCTCACCATTTTCATTTGACTCTAGCTATCACCATGAGAATCTGCCTCCACCATTACTTCTAACCTATTGATCTTCTTCTTGGTCATGCTCACCTGGGAGAGGAGCCAATGAAAtatcttttttgttgttgtctaAAATCAAAATGTATTTAAAATTTGTAGAAAGTAATTTTGAGTTATTACAAAACAACCAGATGTTTTTCAAATTTGTCTAAAATTACAATTTAAcctaagataccaaacaaatgaaACAACTATATCTCACTTTATGGCCTTACTTAGTTTCTACAAATTGTTTATGCACTCTTCTT from Cryptomeria japonica chromosome 3, Sugi_1.0, whole genome shotgun sequence harbors:
- the LOC131057826 gene encoding laccase-12, encoding MERSSSVVKLAASLVCLIMVKLAPWMASAALVQRKFTIGTQNETRLCSTQTIVTVNGQFPGPTIEVREGDNLVVEVHNNGPYNVTIHWHGVKQLKSCWAEGPAYITQCHITPENKFTYNFIITGQEGTLWWHAHISYLRATVHGALVIKPRAGKTYPYPKPDAEFPIILGEWWNANVEDVIAEAIATGERPPESDADTINSQPGDFFPCSKNDTSRISVASGKSYLLRIVNAAMNHASFFKIAQHNMTVVAVDAVYTKPYTTDVLLIQPGNTMDVLITADQQPGRYYIGTRVYESATVGVKFSEIPATAILEYKGNTNASEPLLPNFPPFNDTASAFKFSAALRSRTPCVAQTVDEEMFITEGAGLVDCTARSCPESGVRSVGSFNNISFVDSQISILQAYYNGTDGVFTRDFPNIPPQKFNYTGYVPHALRYPELGTKVKVLKFNSTVQVVFQNTNISAMINHPIHLHGHDFYLVGQGFGNYNPQTANFNLDNPQMLNTVGVPTGGWAAIRFVANNPGVWFVHCHFESHSAFGFAMAFLTENGPADSDKLPAPPSDLPKC